From the Oleiphilus messinensis genome, one window contains:
- a CDS encoding DUF1800 domain-containing protein: MIVQTRIPLWQQVQWIFSIVLLLMGISAHASQVNLSLVDAKTQAPLDGQRIDVYVVEGDGQKWAAKQTTDAQGNAQFTLEGLGAGTNYIAYTRVFNEYRVAQPLTNSGQLTWAVGALQVQVKDGSQSSHPPLANTRIDINVRQSDGKYKWFSAATTDNQGQLRIDLPGLGSGEVYILKGKSQVTGRHKSSSEITNTSDFTFIVGNPPLRVQLSDAHSGDNLANIEVTAYEKLLDGSSKWADRLTTDDQGRVDFDLDGLGSGRTYYLKTKVYNNYWAYSEALTQPTSLNWPIGSFVARVLDGSQSGHPPLGDTNVTIQKRNEDGNFKWFSSALSDSNGTLRLNLPDLGEGAVYRLSVKSVTNNQTKYSNPIENLNPVDFIVGNLALTTTLKDAETGALLSDVKISAYEVLADGSQKWANQQVTDASGIAHFDLPGLGSGRKYRLYTKVFSDFKANTAIIAEPGNFPWSIGTVRISVLNGNVSPATALSEQKVIIEQQSDGKFSWYRQLNTDSEGRIKVDLPELGSGTQYRIKTKSLADGQYKYSNPITGPGDYQFIVGSTPLQITLVDDQTGTALTDLPVTVYEVLSDGSTKWTIQRNSDAQGTVTFDLNGLGENRSYRLKAKAFNNYSYYSPVYTEAKSETLRLGKVRVAVSDGSQDNHPPLTDTAVTISKQKPDGKFGWFANATTDQQGQLKLDLPELDNGAVYRLSTKSLVADSTKYSDEITANGSYQFVVGNPAVTVHLFNALTGTSLSQQKVTAYELMADGSKVWRKAGDTDSNGRLTYDLDGLEDGRRYVLKTAPYNGGSVYSAEIPGYGNFDFPVGALPVTLVDKDTAAVLANRKITAYQILPEGKLNWYKQSETDTQGRIIFDLEGLAMGESFVFKSYNPFGENKSYYSGVIRAEGEYRFEIQKGETDKPDLVFPEVAITSPTAQSEVPARGFVLRGTASDNELLSSVEITINSAGKPAFTGTAEFEPQTGEWQYFVTEAQLTPENITDITVVALDGVNNASEAQARYTVAEVLADLTPPEITITSHQDNDSIKKTGVTLQGNATDDVGIQSLFATVVDPVQGRIVDNKALAFDLDNGHFELVLLNGQLTVDAQIEVTLSATDDSGKTTNLTQHYRVIAAPNEPLQMANRLTFGMTPDLLAHLEAVGPDIFLNEQLNPDRIDNAVFDMLIAGSNPQTEDELKWHTLQYMLFSERQLQEVLTQFWDNHFNTALSRHGEVAYEVAENNGFRQHALGQFRDLLEVSAKSPAMILYLNNAENVKSAPNENYARELMELHTLGVDGGYTSTDVAEVARAFTGWHVQADRFFFNAGEHDEQPKTVLGQSLTQGGLADGEEVLDILASHPATARFICTKLAQLLITDNPPESLVSSCQSDFLASGGNIASVVEGLIHSPLFASNEQFRNKVKTPLEMVTTLVRNFTANVDPIAMDRGMRAMGMNLFANQVPTGWSELGEDWINSNLMLQRARFVNQVAYNTNPQNGIYIDIRGHMQVAGMTSAEAIVAYLFDLAFAGDYSETEFAIGVNILNENGTEFDLNAPDAELRLRSLLGHVLSFPGYQFQ; encoded by the coding sequence ATGATAGTTCAGACACGGATACCCCTGTGGCAACAAGTGCAATGGATATTCTCCATTGTGCTGTTGTTAATGGGCATATCGGCACACGCCAGTCAGGTCAACCTGTCTCTGGTCGACGCCAAAACTCAGGCCCCGCTGGATGGCCAAAGAATTGATGTATATGTCGTCGAAGGTGACGGCCAGAAGTGGGCTGCAAAGCAAACTACGGATGCACAGGGTAACGCCCAGTTTACTTTGGAGGGATTGGGTGCCGGTACGAACTACATTGCCTATACTCGCGTGTTTAATGAGTATCGGGTTGCCCAACCACTCACAAACAGCGGCCAATTAACCTGGGCAGTGGGAGCCCTGCAAGTTCAGGTTAAAGATGGCAGCCAATCGAGTCACCCCCCACTGGCGAATACCCGCATTGATATCAACGTGCGCCAGTCTGACGGCAAATACAAATGGTTCTCGGCCGCGACCACGGATAATCAGGGACAGTTAAGAATCGACCTACCCGGTTTAGGAAGTGGCGAAGTCTACATACTCAAAGGAAAAAGCCAGGTTACCGGGCGTCATAAAAGCAGTTCGGAAATTACAAATACCAGCGACTTTACCTTCATCGTAGGCAATCCGCCATTAAGGGTTCAACTTTCCGATGCACACTCGGGCGACAACCTGGCGAACATCGAAGTAACGGCCTACGAGAAACTCCTGGATGGCTCCTCAAAATGGGCAGATCGGCTGACCACCGATGATCAGGGGCGTGTCGATTTTGACCTCGACGGACTTGGATCGGGACGCACCTACTATCTGAAAACCAAAGTGTACAATAACTATTGGGCATATTCTGAAGCCCTAACACAACCGACCTCATTGAATTGGCCGATTGGTTCTTTCGTTGCACGGGTTCTCGATGGCAGTCAATCGGGTCATCCTCCTTTGGGTGATACCAACGTGACCATCCAGAAACGGAATGAGGACGGGAATTTCAAATGGTTCTCATCTGCGCTTTCCGACAGTAACGGAACCCTGCGCCTCAATTTGCCCGACCTGGGTGAGGGTGCAGTGTATCGATTGAGTGTTAAAAGTGTTACCAACAATCAAACAAAATACAGTAACCCGATTGAAAACTTGAATCCAGTCGACTTCATTGTCGGTAATCTCGCCCTGACGACGACACTGAAAGATGCTGAAACCGGAGCCCTGCTCAGCGATGTCAAGATCAGTGCCTACGAGGTTTTGGCCGATGGTTCTCAAAAGTGGGCCAATCAACAGGTCACCGATGCTTCAGGTATTGCACATTTTGATCTGCCTGGTCTCGGCTCTGGTCGCAAATACCGGCTATACACCAAGGTATTCAGCGATTTCAAGGCAAATACGGCTATCATCGCTGAACCGGGGAACTTCCCATGGTCAATTGGCACTGTACGGATCTCAGTATTAAATGGAAATGTCTCGCCAGCAACCGCTCTTTCCGAACAAAAGGTAATCATCGAACAACAAAGTGATGGCAAATTCAGCTGGTACCGCCAACTCAACACCGACAGCGAAGGGCGCATCAAAGTAGATCTTCCTGAACTTGGTTCTGGAACCCAATACCGCATCAAAACAAAGAGTCTGGCAGATGGACAATACAAATACAGCAACCCCATCACCGGCCCGGGTGACTACCAGTTTATTGTCGGCTCCACCCCGTTGCAGATTACTTTGGTTGATGATCAGACTGGAACTGCCCTGACAGATTTGCCGGTAACCGTATATGAAGTACTCAGCGATGGCAGCACAAAGTGGACTATACAACGGAACAGCGACGCCCAGGGAACCGTCACATTTGATTTGAACGGACTGGGTGAAAACCGAAGCTATCGCTTGAAAGCCAAAGCGTTCAATAACTACAGCTATTATTCCCCGGTCTACACCGAAGCCAAATCAGAAACCCTGCGATTGGGAAAAGTTAGAGTCGCTGTTTCCGATGGTAGTCAGGACAATCACCCGCCGCTGACCGATACTGCGGTAACGATTAGCAAACAGAAACCGGATGGCAAGTTTGGCTGGTTCGCCAATGCCACAACGGACCAGCAAGGCCAGTTAAAACTGGACCTTCCTGAACTGGATAACGGCGCAGTTTATCGGTTGTCGACCAAAAGCCTGGTTGCAGATAGCACAAAATACAGCGATGAGATTACCGCCAATGGCAGCTATCAGTTTGTCGTAGGTAATCCAGCCGTGACCGTACATTTGTTCAATGCCTTGACTGGCACCAGTTTGAGCCAGCAAAAGGTCACCGCTTATGAGCTGATGGCAGACGGCAGTAAAGTATGGCGAAAAGCGGGCGATACGGACTCGAATGGGCGCCTGACTTATGATCTGGATGGCCTGGAAGATGGCCGACGTTATGTCCTTAAAACGGCACCTTACAATGGCGGCTCTGTTTACAGCGCTGAAATTCCTGGTTATGGCAACTTTGATTTCCCGGTTGGAGCACTCCCGGTAACGCTCGTAGACAAAGACACCGCAGCCGTGCTCGCCAATCGCAAGATCACCGCATACCAGATCCTGCCGGAAGGGAAATTAAACTGGTATAAACAAAGTGAGACGGATACCCAGGGACGAATTATTTTTGACCTTGAAGGATTGGCCATGGGCGAATCATTTGTATTCAAAAGTTACAATCCCTTCGGTGAAAACAAAAGTTACTACAGCGGCGTAATTCGTGCGGAAGGCGAATACCGCTTCGAGATTCAAAAAGGTGAAACCGACAAGCCTGATCTGGTCTTCCCGGAAGTCGCGATTACTTCGCCAACAGCACAAAGCGAAGTACCCGCAAGAGGATTTGTGCTCAGGGGTACCGCTTCGGACAACGAGCTGCTCAGCTCAGTCGAGATCACGATTAACTCTGCAGGTAAACCGGCGTTTACAGGCACCGCAGAGTTCGAACCCCAGACCGGTGAATGGCAATATTTCGTGACCGAAGCACAGCTGACACCGGAAAACATTACTGATATCACGGTTGTCGCACTGGATGGCGTCAACAATGCCAGTGAAGCACAGGCACGCTATACCGTTGCGGAGGTACTCGCAGACCTGACACCGCCGGAAATCACAATCACCTCGCACCAGGACAATGACAGTATCAAGAAAACCGGCGTAACGCTGCAAGGTAATGCTACAGACGACGTGGGTATCCAAAGCTTGTTTGCCACCGTTGTTGACCCCGTTCAGGGTCGCATTGTAGACAACAAAGCGCTGGCTTTCGATTTGGACAATGGTCACTTCGAACTTGTTCTGTTAAACGGCCAGCTGACCGTTGATGCACAGATTGAGGTTACATTGTCGGCGACAGATGACTCAGGGAAGACAACCAATCTGACTCAACACTACAGAGTCATCGCCGCACCTAATGAGCCACTGCAAATGGCCAATCGTTTAACCTTCGGGATGACCCCCGACTTACTGGCACATCTTGAAGCGGTAGGCCCGGATATTTTCCTGAATGAACAGCTCAACCCGGATCGAATCGACAATGCCGTATTTGACATGCTGATCGCCGGGAGCAATCCGCAAACCGAAGATGAGCTGAAATGGCATACACTGCAATACATGCTGTTCAGTGAGCGACAACTACAGGAAGTTCTGACGCAATTCTGGGACAACCATTTCAACACAGCGTTGAGTCGGCATGGTGAAGTCGCTTATGAAGTGGCCGAAAACAATGGTTTCCGTCAGCATGCTCTAGGACAATTCCGGGATCTGCTGGAAGTCAGCGCTAAAAGCCCCGCCATGATTCTGTATCTCAACAACGCTGAAAACGTGAAATCAGCTCCCAACGAGAACTATGCACGGGAGCTGATGGAGCTGCATACTCTGGGTGTCGATGGCGGCTACACGTCAACCGATGTGGCCGAAGTTGCACGGGCCTTTACCGGCTGGCATGTGCAGGCAGACCGGTTCTTCTTCAATGCCGGGGAGCATGATGAACAACCCAAAACGGTATTAGGCCAAAGCCTGACCCAAGGGGGCCTTGCCGATGGCGAAGAAGTACTCGATATTCTCGCCAGTCACCCCGCCACCGCACGGTTTATCTGTACTAAACTGGCGCAGCTGTTAATCACAGACAATCCACCGGAGTCGTTGGTAAGCAGTTGTCAAAGTGATTTTCTGGCCAGTGGTGGAAATATTGCCAGTGTCGTTGAAGGCCTGATTCATTCCCCCCTGTTTGCCAGCAATGAGCAGTTCCGCAACAAAGTGAAAACGCCATTGGAGATGGTAACCACACTGGTGCGTAACTTTACCGCCAATGTCGATCCGATTGCGATGGACAGAGGAATGCGCGCGATGGGCATGAACCTGTTTGCTAATCAGGTACCCACGGGCTGGTCCGAACTGGGAGAGGACTGGATCAACAGCAATCTGATGTTGCAACGGGCGCGCTTTGTCAATCAAGTGGCCTACAACACCAATCCCCAAAACGGTATTTACATTGATATTCGAGGCCATATGCAAGTAGCAGGCATGACCTCTGCAGAGGCAATCGTGGCTTATCTCTTCGATTTGGCATTTGCCGGAGACTACAGTGAAACCGAATTCGCAATCGGAGTGAATATCCTCAACGAAAACGGAACTGAATTCGATCTCAATGCCCCTGATGCTGAACTGAGACTCAGAAGCCTGTTAGGCCATGTTCTCAGTTTCCCCGGCTACCAATTTCAATAA
- a CDS encoding LysR family transcriptional regulator, whose amino-acid sequence MDLNQLKTFVTVAEEQHLTRAAERLFTSQPAVSAQLKALEGTLGVTLFDRTPKGMQITPAGQTLLPQARAALEAAHSVLTHAKAIQGQVNGTLSIGINTDFAFLRLAQILASTQADYPDIKLSFVNSMSPDIIIDIRKGNLDTGFIYGPCTSADLSVIFLERVETNILAPIGWADRARDASLAELAALPWVYTTEKCPFIALKKALFAGTNLDPAKLVYVDNEDAMRELVRAGAGIAILRSDIAELAEREGWGIRWAGAVPTIDLSIAVQARRLKEPMIQAWLQQVKKHWPKANTPELARDAI is encoded by the coding sequence ATGGACCTCAATCAACTTAAAACTTTCGTCACCGTGGCAGAAGAACAGCATCTGACACGGGCAGCAGAACGTCTCTTTACCAGCCAACCTGCAGTCAGTGCACAGCTGAAAGCCCTGGAAGGCACCCTGGGCGTAACACTTTTTGACCGCACCCCTAAAGGTATGCAAATCACCCCGGCTGGGCAGACTCTGTTGCCTCAAGCCAGAGCAGCGCTGGAGGCAGCCCATAGCGTATTAACTCACGCAAAAGCCATTCAAGGCCAGGTCAACGGGACACTTTCCATCGGTATCAATACTGACTTTGCCTTTCTGCGCCTGGCCCAGATTCTCGCTTCAACACAAGCGGACTATCCGGATATTAAATTGTCCTTCGTCAATAGTATGTCACCCGACATTATCATCGACATCAGAAAGGGAAACCTCGACACCGGGTTTATCTACGGCCCGTGTACCAGTGCGGATTTGAGTGTTATTTTTCTTGAACGGGTGGAAACGAATATCCTCGCCCCGATTGGTTGGGCGGATCGCGCACGGGATGCAAGCCTGGCCGAACTGGCAGCATTGCCTTGGGTCTACACAACAGAAAAATGCCCGTTTATCGCATTGAAAAAAGCACTGTTTGCCGGAACCAACCTTGACCCAGCCAAACTGGTGTATGTGGACAACGAAGATGCCATGCGAGAACTGGTCCGGGCGGGTGCCGGAATCGCTATTTTACGCAGTGACATTGCCGAGCTGGCAGAACGGGAAGGCTGGGGAATTCGTTGGGCCGGTGCCGTGCCGACCATCGATCTCAGTATCGCCGTGCAGGCTCGCCGCTTGAAAGAACCCATGATCCAGGCCTGGCTACAGCAAGTCAAAAAACACTGGCCCAAAGCCAACACCCCTGAGCTTGCTCGTGACGCAATCTGA
- a CDS encoding DUF1501 domain-containing protein, whose protein sequence is MNRRRFFKTMLTATAGTMAAISGNPFSAKIKLAQAATGKTVVILFQRGGCDGLNTCIPYGDSAYYSLRPTIAVAPPSSNSASALDLDGYFGLHPGLQSLMPIWDAGDLAVMPAVHYPDGSRSHFDSQQYIESGYSSRNLDGWLNRYLQMTPGPGDMRAVSFGSDLAQALRGDVTVSSIEDLNSFDLGIPQSDSDRLLGNLSAVYDQLSTEGRASRELVKRFGSRLIHDMSALRDIDASTYVPENGAQYPSHSTGRQLQQVAQLIKSGVGLEAATVSIGGWDTHSNQGGGEATGGHYRSHTRFAESIGAFYQDLGNRMSDVILLTCTEFGRTAQENGSRGTDHGYASTWFALGGGIRGGVYGAWPGLATDQLHDGRYLEMSLDYRNVFGDILTQHMLTNNLELVLPGHTYQGVGLFA, encoded by the coding sequence ATGAATAGACGAAGATTCTTCAAAACCATGCTCACGGCCACGGCGGGCACCATGGCCGCGATTTCCGGAAATCCCTTTTCGGCGAAAATTAAACTTGCCCAGGCGGCAACAGGTAAAACGGTCGTTATCCTGTTCCAGAGAGGCGGATGTGATGGTTTGAATACCTGTATACCCTATGGAGATTCAGCGTACTACAGCCTGCGTCCTACCATCGCGGTTGCCCCCCCCAGCTCTAACAGCGCTTCTGCCCTGGATCTGGATGGCTACTTTGGACTGCATCCAGGCTTACAAAGTCTGATGCCAATCTGGGATGCCGGAGATCTGGCAGTCATGCCTGCAGTTCACTATCCGGATGGCAGCCGCTCACACTTTGACTCCCAGCAATATATTGAGAGCGGCTATTCCAGTCGTAATCTGGATGGCTGGTTAAACCGGTATCTGCAAATGACACCCGGTCCGGGGGATATGCGTGCTGTCAGCTTCGGCTCCGACCTGGCTCAGGCACTGCGGGGCGATGTCACGGTGTCCTCCATCGAGGATTTAAACAGCTTTGATCTTGGCATTCCGCAAAGTGATAGTGACCGGTTACTGGGCAACTTGTCAGCGGTCTATGATCAACTGAGCACTGAGGGACGGGCCAGCCGGGAGTTGGTGAAACGATTCGGAAGCCGACTCATTCATGATATGAGTGCATTACGGGATATTGATGCCAGCACCTATGTTCCGGAAAATGGTGCTCAGTACCCCAGCCACAGTACAGGCCGGCAACTGCAACAAGTCGCCCAGCTGATCAAATCAGGTGTTGGCCTTGAAGCGGCTACTGTCAGCATCGGGGGATGGGACACCCACTCCAATCAAGGTGGCGGGGAAGCAACGGGCGGCCACTATCGCTCGCACACCCGATTTGCAGAGAGTATTGGGGCATTCTACCAAGACCTGGGCAACCGCATGAGCGATGTGATTCTACTCACCTGCACCGAGTTTGGTCGCACCGCACAGGAGAATGGCAGTCGCGGCACAGACCATGGCTACGCATCAACATGGTTTGCTCTAGGTGGCGGCATTCGAGGAGGCGTTTACGGTGCCTGGCCAGGACTGGCGACAGATCAACTGCATGATGGTCGTTATCTGGAGATGAGCCTGGATTACCGGAATGTATTTGGCGATATCCTAACCCAGCATATGCTGACCAATAATCTGGAACTGGTACTGCCGGGCCATACCTATCAAGGTGTGGGCTTGTTTGCCTGA
- a CDS encoding PaaI family thioesterase has product MATVEEITRFLEKDFPQSKGVVEQVGEKSAIVRHQVGHDQLRPGGTVSGPTLMMVADFALYVAILGEIGIVPLAVTTNLNVSFLRKPVSDRDIIGRCQLMKVGKTLAVGDVYLFSEGMDEPVAHAVGTYALPPAR; this is encoded by the coding sequence GTGGCAACAGTTGAAGAGATTACCCGGTTTCTGGAAAAAGATTTTCCGCAAAGTAAGGGTGTAGTTGAGCAGGTTGGTGAAAAATCGGCGATCGTTCGGCACCAGGTCGGGCATGATCAATTACGTCCCGGTGGTACCGTATCCGGACCCACTTTGATGATGGTGGCGGATTTCGCGTTGTATGTGGCCATTCTTGGCGAAATCGGGATCGTGCCACTGGCGGTGACGACTAATTTGAATGTCAGTTTCTTGCGAAAGCCGGTATCAGACCGGGATATCATCGGCCGATGCCAATTGATGAAAGTGGGAAAAACCTTGGCGGTTGGGGATGTTTACCTCTTTTCAGAGGGGATGGATGAGCCCGTCGCCCATGCAGTTGGCACCTACGCCCTGCCGCCAGCAAGATAA
- a CDS encoding DUF1127 domain-containing protein encodes MSHTTSTAAAKQNTASMAAQSVLSSEASVLVRWWRYLRLNAPVWWDRYRQRQALAELSSMQMKDIGLSRSDVINEVNKPFWKP; translated from the coding sequence ATGTCGCACACTACATCGACTGCAGCAGCAAAACAAAATACCGCGTCAATGGCAGCGCAATCAGTGTTATCGTCAGAAGCATCAGTGCTTGTGCGGTGGTGGCGTTATCTGCGTTTGAACGCGCCTGTATGGTGGGATCGGTATCGTCAGCGCCAGGCATTGGCGGAGCTCAGTTCCATGCAGATGAAAGATATTGGCCTGAGTCGTTCGGATGTTATCAATGAGGTAAACAAGCCTTTTTGGAAGCCGTGA
- a CDS encoding TetR family transcriptional regulator, with protein sequence MASRSERKQQTRTALLQGALAWVEEGNDFASISIREVAKRAGVVPTSFYRHFTDLDDLALGLVDELSIALRQLMREARHKTRQTDKMIYDSVSIFVDNALANQPMFRFMSQAMCGGSEIVRRAIRNELDYFARELEADIRAMGALSHLSPSTLTMTAQLIINTVAAITVEILDTARDNKSLQTALKKRTVKQIQLILVGSAHWRESSSAPTDELREEKMTTKSS encoded by the coding sequence ATGGCCAGTAGATCAGAACGAAAACAGCAGACACGAACCGCACTCCTGCAAGGGGCGTTGGCATGGGTCGAAGAAGGGAATGATTTCGCATCTATCAGTATTCGTGAAGTTGCGAAACGTGCAGGCGTGGTGCCCACCTCATTTTACCGGCATTTTACCGACCTGGATGACCTGGCATTAGGCCTGGTTGACGAACTCAGCATAGCTTTGCGCCAACTGATGCGCGAAGCGCGCCATAAAACCCGCCAAACCGACAAGATGATCTACGACTCGGTCAGTATTTTTGTTGATAATGCACTGGCCAATCAACCCATGTTTCGCTTCATGTCCCAAGCCATGTGCGGTGGCTCGGAAATCGTTCGACGTGCCATCCGCAATGAACTCGACTATTTTGCCCGTGAATTGGAAGCAGATATTCGGGCTATGGGTGCTTTGTCTCACCTCTCGCCATCAACCCTGACCATGACAGCCCAGCTCATCATAAATACCGTCGCGGCGATCACGGTTGAAATCCTCGATACAGCACGGGATAACAAATCCCTGCAAACAGCACTGAAAAAACGCACCGTTAAACAAATCCAGTTGATACTTGTAGGCAGTGCGCACTGGCGAGAAAGCAGTTCGGCACCAACGGACGAACTACGGGAAGAAAAAATGACGACCAAATCGTCATAA
- a CDS encoding D-hexose-6-phosphate mutarotase has translation MDVLRTLKPTLVGNIPALLIDNTHASALILLQGAQVISFCPRQGQELLWQNPQACFQLGSSVRAGIPLCWPWFGQYDKNPEQVQASFAHLNHYPAHGIARDSLFQVIGWQESADETQVQLRLHPRQANIGLTAEMSISVSTRLQLTLTTTNTSSREIFCSQALHSYFPTSNIRQTIVQGFDNSTYIDALDNWTAKIQRGDITFSGETDRVYTGTRNQSNIIDTESGRTIQLQTNGSHSSVIWNPWIEKSQRLSQFDETAYQTMLCVETANAADDHIYLKPDDAHTLQLTIGEPAP, from the coding sequence GTGGACGTACTGAGAACCCTCAAACCCACTCTGGTGGGGAATATTCCAGCATTATTGATCGACAATACTCACGCCAGTGCGCTAATCCTGTTGCAAGGTGCCCAAGTCATTTCATTTTGCCCCAGACAAGGACAAGAGCTGTTGTGGCAGAATCCACAGGCCTGTTTTCAACTAGGCTCCTCAGTGCGGGCCGGCATTCCGTTGTGTTGGCCCTGGTTTGGTCAGTACGATAAAAACCCGGAACAGGTGCAGGCCAGCTTTGCCCACTTGAACCACTATCCTGCACACGGTATTGCCCGGGATAGTCTGTTTCAGGTAATCGGCTGGCAGGAGAGCGCTGATGAAACTCAGGTGCAACTTCGCCTGCACCCGAGACAAGCCAACATCGGACTGACTGCGGAAATGTCGATTTCGGTCAGTACCCGGTTGCAACTCACCCTGACAACAACAAACACCAGCAGCCGGGAAATCTTCTGCAGTCAAGCGTTACACAGCTACTTTCCAACCAGCAATATTCGACAGACGATTGTGCAGGGTTTTGACAACTCGACTTACATCGATGCACTAGACAATTGGACCGCAAAAATACAACGGGGTGACATCACATTTTCCGGCGAAACCGACCGCGTCTATACCGGAACGCGAAACCAGTCCAACATTATCGATACTGAATCCGGACGCACGATTCAGTTGCAAACCAATGGCAGTCACTCGTCCGTGATCTGGAACCCGTGGATTGAAAAATCCCAGCGTTTATCCCAGTTTGATGAAACAGCTTATCAAACCATGCTCTGTGTAGAGACCGCAAATGCGGCTGATGATCATATCTATCTCAAGCCTGATGATGCTCACACGTTGCAACTCACAATTGGTGAGCCAGCCCCCTAG